The genomic stretch GTAGAAGCTTATCCCTGACAGTCAGTTTTGCTATTTAAATTAACTCATTGAAAAATCATTCTATTTATCACAGATGGGTAAAAACATGCATTTAAATGGCATATTATGACATTCTCCAGGACTACCTAGAGACGTGCAGTTCTAGAATTTTGAACATTTATCGCTTTCTAacgctttcaaacaaacaaatagggACCCTACCTTGAGCTTGCAAGGGAACACAGCAATATGCTTGAACTCCTCCCGTTTCCTCTGTTTAAGTTCCTCACGGTACGCAGTGAATTTGTCGAACAAGTGATAGATAATGTCCGCCGCAAATATCTTCACGCCTAAGTTGTCCGCCATCTCTTGAGCGTCGCGTTCGATCTGAAATATAAGGAGTGTTAATGTATGGTAGATAAAATGGCGTGAATATCACTGAATCACAAGAAAATAGAAGGATACTTCATTTTTCACTTAATTGGTATTTTTATCGTTGTTGAAGGTAAGAAAACCCCGTTTTTTTTTGCACTGTTATAACGATTCTAAATTGGTGATACATCAAACTTTAGATCAGATGTGACCATCTGAAGAATTGATGAAAATatcctatgtattttttaactaaaattacattttcttacaGCTAAACATCGCAACATGTTTATATCACAATGTTTAGCTTTAACGCAGAAAAGCTTCAAACATACTTCAAAACATATCAGCATAGTATAGTCATAGCATTTGTCAAGACGAAATTTGTCAGAAATCATAAAGATTCACCATAAAAAGATAAGTAAGGCAGTAAGGAACCCCAGTAAGGAACTCCAAAAGATATTCTAGcaaaaactaattattattcttaccTTAACATCGAACGCCAATATAGTGGCGTATTGCGAGTCGTGTTCCAACATAGCTGATGCCTTCATCACGTCACGCTTCACCACCGGACCTATCCTGATAGCAGAAtactgaaacaaataaacagaattaagtatttaaatagtaattaccttaatttaatataagtaaGGGGTCTTTGACAGATCTGTCGAACATTTTGGATTTACAAAATACgacgggttccaaagaaggcgtataaaggcAGAGCCAGTAATGTTTCTCGTCACCACAagacccgcattttggcgacgaTAAGTGTAGGGATATTTCTTGTCATGACATATccgcttgtcattttgttttccattgtCTCATCCACCTCAAAATATCATCTCAATCGATTCAACAGTTTCAGCGTGAAAGAGTACCTACCAAACAAACCCACTTTTCTATTTTTAGGAATTCTAAGCAAGACGGTGAACGAATTAGTATACTTACGGGAATTTTACTAGTCCTAAGGAACTCAAGCAGGGCTTCTAGAGATCCGAGGGTAGAGGCTTGCACGTACACACCACGTTCTGATAGCTTGATTGATGATAGAGCGGATTTCAGCTCGCGAGCCACCTCCTCTCTGTGTAGCAAATACttgtttttttagtattttaagaaaatgtatACATATCTGATAAACTCCCAAAGAACATGAAAATgtgcaagaaaaaataatttaagttattgtCATTATTCAAACTTGTTTACTAGCGTCCAAAGCTTTATATGTTATAACAACCCTTAAATGCGAAAAACAGATCTGACCTCTTTCTCTCTCTTCAAAGTCTTTCCCAAATATTCTATCAATCTGTTGATTTTATAACTAGAGATATGAATCTGACATTATGTTCATAAGTAACAGAAATTaatcattaaattatttcagtataaaCTCTTAATTTAAGTGAAAGCAAATATGTAATAGGAAAACTTCCACTACACACTTCTGTGCTCCTGTAAGGGTGgttaaaatatgaataacttACTTGAGCACATCAACTTCATCAGGTTTCTGCGCTACGAGTAGATTGAGGCCGGCGATGGCCTTCTCCAACTCCTTGGCCGCGATTTTCACTCCTTGAGCGCCGACCACTTCTTTGTGCTCGATGTATGCGTTCTATAAACAATAGTTtgattatttataactagctacCGCCAGACGTTTCACCTGCTTTCTGAAGGAACATCTTGCATTCGGATAAAAACTAGAGCTTATGCTATACTGTCAAATTTCATCAAATCCTATTTGGCCCCACATACAAACTTTTACAAGTTATgtgtttgtaatattagtaggacgAAATAAGATGCTTGTTAGATATTGTGTTGTGATAAGTTCACAATCAGATCTGTTTTACTTTACTACATCTCAAACGGTctacttatgtaaaaaaaggGAAGTTGCTCTATCTATATGGATAACATCAGAGTTGAAGATTGGAAGGTCGATATCATTTGgataagatttttttgcttATATCTTAAACCGTCTAAAAGACATTCAGTTTTAGTAAATACCTCTACATTATTatcatataaaaactatttgCACTCACCTTGACCCTAAGCTCCTTCATCGGCTGCGGCATGAGCAAGGAACGTATCTGCGTAACGATAGGCCCGTCTGTGCCAGCCAGTATCATCGTGTCGCCTTCATGCAGTGTACCGTTGATCAGGATCGTGTCTATGGTCGTGCCCAGACCGGGGATCGCTTTCACCTGTCAAAGTGGCGGGGTGTTTGAATTTAGAAGAGTTGAAAGGAGGTAAGgatttgttgtttttgtaattaaaaggaatgtataattttgaaacatttttgacTTAGCATCAATAAGAAAAGGATAATAATATTGgttccgaaaaacaaattaatctccagcgatctgtggccgactattattcttattaaccaGCGTTATTTACCGACAAAAATACCGacaaaaaatccaaaacataaacgacaaaaaatatcaattttaactacaaatatgagcaggttcaaataactttttctcctaaaaaaaattcgatcttcgagtaataaaactaaagttccgACTAGAATACTGAACTTcgacaaaattactaagttaccgacagcagaggttttgacaaaataattatatttttacaacttgcatgaactgttataatttctattgttggttattaaatttattttttaactctcaataataatgaaaatacctcAACAGTTTGGCACACGCGATCGGGTTCGGGCCGCGTTCGGCTGTTTTCGTGTGCGAGTTCGAAAGATCCGAGCGCAGTGCGTTTGCAACGACCGATGCTTGCATGTTACGTCTAtttatgttaagaaaataaatagtttttttgttgcttgaaggttgcccttgatttctcagggtttccatcataagatccaaaccttcactgttgcaaaggtctcgttaatacaaaaaatataagcccaaacacgaggtagtttacatattcagttatcgagttccctcgaccctctctggactccatcatcaggtcagctccaaaccttctcTGTTGAACattgctttcaggcatacacctgagtgtcaagtttttgcCCTgttttcgaaggttgccctttctcagggtttccatcatcagatcctgacctgatgactatgggaccaactggcagctattccgcgtcgaacaaaaaaagaatcatgtaaatcggtccataaacctcggcgtaatcgatgtacatacatagaaaaaaaaaaaacataccggccgaattgagaacatcctcctttttgggaagtcggttaaaaatattctaggaAACCAAAATCTACTTGGCTTTAGATTAAAGCGTAAATAATACTTTAATTCTAACTTTTTCCTGAACCTGAAATAAGTATCGATATCGAAGCATACCCGTGGTAGGTAAGTAAAATTCATGATATATGAAGCAAGTAAGTTTTATTAcatgtacatttttatattttttcaaagtgttgtttaaccactgagaataatatgttcagtataatgttatagttaaaatggcaccaagtctatgaaatatgaaaggtaatttatgaattaatagaAGCCaagtaaagattaaaaattacaaagcatagttttcagtagaaCGTAATTTATACTGGTAGAAAAGTATCTCATTCGGTATCTCATTCGGTATCTCATTCGGtcgttttgtaatttttattcggacgaaagtagtcggaaagtcagtattttagtcagtagctttagtattttgagtaaggacaattcttatttttttgtcggagcttttattactagccATAAGAaaacagattatataatatgtttttggaCCAAAAAGATCAATTAAAATCTTATATGAACCAAAACCAAAGTCTTAAAAAAACGAATATTCTAAATGCCATTCACTATTTTACCATCGTCGAAAAACCTCCGACATtccttttcagaaaaaaatcattGATTTTTACCATTTCCATTTTGTAAGGCCAAACTACAGATTATAAACTTTAACTCtgagtcaaaaatattttttaaggagacacaaaacaaatgaaaaataaccCCTATAAACCTTTCCATAAAGTCCAAAATACACCAACTCACCTCAAGTACAGTAGCCAACAGCTGCTGAGAGAACACCAATCTCTTATGCAAAGGTCCTTCGCAGGCTTGGACTATCATAGCGAGCAGGTTGCCCATACCCTCACCGGTGACGGCCGATGTGGGCACCAAGGACACGTAAGTACGGGGGTCTGGGTTCTCGTAGAATAGGGCTGCGTTTAGACCCTGTGGGAGAATTTTGTGATTAGATTTGGaatatcagttttttttcaaagtaggctgaaaatgaaggtcaagtttacaaaagacagcccccaaaatcgCCCGCCCTTCACtactttctatgtgtttttcCTGGGAAGAAGATGTGGTGGAACAAACTTTCCAGCAAGACAATTACATATTCTTTATAGTATAAAGAGCAAGTTATTATAAGAATGgagtaattgttttgttttacgtGAATGAATAGATGCTGTTTAGAAAATTTTGCTCAAAGTATGTCTTTGGCATGGGTTTCTGTTTGAAAAATGTCTGTTGTTTTTGTACAATGTAATGGTGAATTGCACCAGCCATCAAATCATAAATTTCTAGCTGCATTCTACAACCCGCCCTAGTGTCAATAACATGTAAAAACACACTTTGGGTATAAGCAACCGATTTTTTACACATTATCACAACTGTCAGCAAACTTTAAGACAACATATTTAAAagccttttttaaaataatattactctTAATAAACCTAAAGACAATTTACATTGTACATATAATagctttataattattattatctatttacCTGTTCAGCAAACTGCAACATAACATCCTTGCTCCGCTTCTCGAACTCCAACTGAGTATTAGGCTGTTGCATCTTTAGTATATCTCTCACATCTTTACGCTGAGCACTCTGCCAGTCGTACAAACGATCGATCTTGTTCAGAGCCACTAGGAACGGAGTTTTCTTCTGTTTAAGGAGGTTTATCGACTCGATCGTCTGAGGTTCTAAGCCGTGCATTATGTCTACGACCTGTAagaaatttttttatttatttcgcatAGTTACTTTGCCATTACAGATATCTAAATCTAATTCGACTATGTATGTACTATGGTACATACTTACAAATATTTCCTTAACTATATATCCTTACATACTACACAGTGGCCCTTGTGAACTCGCTCAGTGTACAGTTAAGTGTATGTTAAGGTATTGCCGTCAATCAAGCCTTATAGGTACGTAAGCATATCAGTGTCGGGCAtttatgaagtttttatttgcatgtcactttcttagaaaatataaaGAATACGACATAGTcctgtgtttttattttttgtgttttccgTTATTCATTTAACAGAACCAGTTTACGGTACTAGGTAAACAATACTGTGTGAGCTTACAATAGAATACAGAAAGTTAGTtatgaataatgtttttataattaaaaaatgtctGGTGCATTATTCAATCagaaatataaatactttttcgTCAATTacgttatttaaaaaagtatactCACAAGAATGGCAATATCACAAAGAGAGGACCCTCTATTCCTCAAGTTGCTGAAGGACTCGTGCCCAGGAGTGTCGATAATCAGAAGACCAGGCAGTTTGAATGCTATTTCATTTACctgcaaagaaaaatattatcaacaatTTAGGAAAAATATTCTGATCGAAACTGATATTTTTTCGAAGTCGTATTACTTCGCAATATATCGTGTGCATACCTTCGTGTTCTTACAAAGGCTAAGGAAACTGGCTGGATTTCTTTTTTCTCATAAAGCAAAAAGTTGAGCATATCACTACATGGCAAATGCATATCATGGCAGCATTCAATTAAGGCTACGCAAAATGCAAAAGAACGTATtaacaatatgtaggtattttttggtGTACATGCTTTGTTGGTTGTTCTATATAAAtcaaattatgtaggtatgaaaatatatctaaaaactCACCCCTTTAACATGTTTCGTCTGCTCCTTAATATTCTCAATGGGCACATTAGTGGCGCCGATCTGCTGCGTAATACCGCCGGCCTCACCATCTTGTACGTTGGTTCGACGCAACTTGTCCAAGATCTTAGTCTTGCCGGTGTCGACGTGACCTAAGACGCAAACGACGGCGGCGCGGAGAGGGTTGTTCGTTTTGTTCGCTTCATTCTCTTGTTTACGTTTCTGGTGATAGGAAttggtaattaataataattttaaagaccTTATAAAGTACAACAGAATTCGTAACCAAGTCTTGAGTAAATATCTCAATCTCTTATGCCCGGTTTCTGAGCTCTTTTATCagcaatttaaatattcattcattttcccttaaaaatatttcgtaCCTCAAAAACTCTGCAGTATGCGAGATACATAAATACAATGTAATTAGTCACAAGAACtctatttaatagtttttaacAGTGTATTTTTCTAAGAATCCAATAGCATGAAAATTATCacccaaaacaacaaaaaaatctataaatctTGGTGAACAAgtcatgaaaataatttcatattcaaTACTCACTTCTAATCTCTTCAATACGAGTTCCCTCTTCTTCTGGGCATCGGTCATgccctcatcatcctccgactCTTCCTCGGAGCTGCTCTCTTCCTCTGAACTCTCGTCTTCTTCCTCGGagctttcttcttcttctactTTCTGCAATTATACAAGGAAATGGAATATGTCAGGTCAGGACAGTTAACTCatgtattttacatttttgtagaCGAAATAAATTGTGTAGGTACACCTGAATATAGGGCTGGAATATAAAAGTAAATCTAAATTAGACTGattcataatttaaattaaaagtttttgtaactTCTTTTCGAGTGCGAACACGCTCTGTTTGTCCTAAGTGCGGCAAAAAATACGTGCCACTTCATTTTTTTAACGCAACTTGTCTGTTCTTCATTTGACGACTAATAAGGTCGATAGAAATTTAGTTTcccttgaaattatttttaaatcttatcCTACATAGACTACCTTTCATTCCATACATACCTCTTTACCCTTATCTTGTGATGCAGCTGGCTTTTCCTCTTTCACTGGAGTCTGCGGCGGTTCCTCCTTGGGAGGTTCGGCTTCATCCTCAGAAGACTCAGCATCCCAAGCGTCTTTCACTGACTCAGTGTCAGattctttcttttcttcgaGCTTAGGGGACTCCtcctaaaaaaataagcaaattgTAAAAATGTCACACCGAGGCGAAATTCGATGCTtcattagtaaaataaaaacataatcttTCTGCTGACGCAGTCGGATGAAAGGAGCAACACGGATAGGCGGAAAGTCAGCGCTTTCTCCACTTGAACAACATAAGATAGACCTCAATACCCTACCTTTCACCGAAAAGGAGGAAACTCTTAATATTTCCACCCTGTTGGTTCATATGTCAATGACTGACAGTCTATCTATAGCAACTATATTAGAGTTTAGTAAAAACAAAGAACCATAAGTGTAGGGTCCTTACACATTTTGATgcaaaaaacactgaaaagcaaaaaaaaactattcttaggtgcatcggcctagaagtcggtgtctaatggatgtaactaagtttataacgccaccgacttctaggccgatgcacctaagaatagtttttttttgcttttcagtgtttttgggagtcggttttatttttttgtaaaaagttttttatttttagcttttcagtgacaagcatagttgtcactatccgcatgtcatatccgcagtggaaagttctcatcaatacgaacaatataagcccaagcacgaggtagtttacatattcaattgtcgagttccctcgaccttcgctggtctccatcatcaggtcagcttcaaaccttcactgttgcaaaggtctcgtcaatacgaacaaaataagcccaaacacgaggtagttttttacacattcattgttcaagttccctcgaccttctctggtcttcatcatcaggtcagctccaagccttcaccattgcatagtgttatcagacatgcgccttagtgtcaagtttttaccctacgtatgcctacgattttcgaaagttgccctcgatttctcagggtttccatcatcagatcctgacctggtgactatgggaccacctgggaggtaaaccctatcaaacaaaaaaaaattttgcaaatcggtcgaagcgtctctgagtaatcggtgaacatacataaaaaaaaaaaataaaaaaaaaaaaaaaaaaaagatcccgacgaattgagaacctcctcctttttgggaagtcggttaataaaccAAAAAGCAAAGTCATTATAGATAGATAACTAAATATTGATTTTCAATACCAAACTCATTGTCATATCTAAAGGGTAATAAACTATATCTGTATCATACTAAACTTGTAGATCAAGGCTATTGTATGTAATTTAGGatcattcatatttaaatatatgtaatttacacatacataatttatttagggCTTGCATGTAAGGTTGTTCCTTTTAGGGAGAGGTTAATTTTCcattataaaatttatatatCCTACCTTTTTGTCTTTATCATCAGCCTTTAATTCAATCTTCTTCTCCTCAGAAGGTGTAGATGGAGCTTCTTGTGACATCTGAGTCTTTAGTTTTCCAGGCTTCACTCTGGTTCCTGGCCTAAGTGGCTTCTTCTCAGCTGATCCAACTTCAATACCTTGAGCTTTAAGAGAATCCAGCAATGCCTGAGCCCTAGCTTTGTCAGCTTTTTGTTTCGGAGTCAACAACTTTCCTTCAGCCTTTAATCTCTCTTTCCTCTCCTTTTCCTTCTGCTTTTTCCTTTCCTTTCGTTCCTTTTCTAATCTTATAGCTTCTAGTCTTTGCCTTTCACGTTCCTCCTCCTGCTTTATCCTCTCTTCTTCTTCTCTTTTCAATCTTTCCTCTTCTTCTTGCACTTTCTTCAAAGCTTCTTGCATAGCAGCAATGGTCTTTTTGGTTGGACCTTTCTTTGTTTTGTCCTCCTTCTCTGCCTTTTCGcccttctttttcttcttctttcctTCTGTAGGGGCTTCGCCATCTACATCCTTCTCTTCTGAGGGTTCCTTAGCAGGCTCTTCCTTGGTTTCCTCTTCAACTTTGGGCTTGGCAGGCTCAGGAGCCTTAGCTTTCACTTCAGCAGGCTCCTTTTTAACTTCCTGCTCTTTTTCCTTCTTCTTGGCCTCTAATTTCTTCTGCTTTTCTCTttccttcttttcttttttcttttgtgctGCAGTTTTTATGGTAACATCATTCTCATTGTCACTTCCCTCTTTATCTTCTTCCTTTTCAGGTTCAGGCTTAGGCTCTTCCTTTTTACCCTTCTTTTTTGCTTTAGGTTTTTCTTCAGCTACTTCCTCAACTTTTTCTGGTGCAGCTGCTTCAGGGGCAGGAGTAGCCTCTTTCTTAATTCCAGCATATTCCATTTCTAATTCAGCTAGTACCTTCTCTATATCATCATCACTATCGTTCTTATTCCGTCTTTGTTTTTTGCCCTTTTTGCCCGCTGGTTCCTTCTTTTCTTGGGCAGGTTTCTTTTGTGGTTTCTGTACAGGCGCTTCATCATCTGACGATGGTGGAGCTTCAGGTGGGGAATCGTCGCCATCTTCGATTTCTAACAAAGAGAATGCACTCTTCTTTTCttccttctttttatttttctttggctTTTGTTCTTCTGGTTCTGATTCATCtatgaagaaaatataaaaataaatcagtaagtgagtttgtttgattTAGGACAGTTTATTGAAGGTAACTTAATAATGTGCttatttatgatattatttGCACTTTAGTAGCTTATTGCCCACCTTTGATCACTTCAAGAgctcaatcaatcaatttaagatgaattattttttttaagttctgtAACTAGTTTGCCGACCTCTTCCGAAATCCGCAAAGAATATTTCAAGTCATTCAAGTCATTGGTTATTTCTCTCTCGCGATTTATACTAATTAGAGCTGGCAGCCATGTGTTCAGTgtaaattttaagtttaaatcaTAATTACTGTAATATCTATGATACTTACCATCATCGCTACTTGCATCCTTTTTCTTGCGAGACTTATTTGAAATTgagacatttttaatattttttgtgacttctTTTACATCTTCATCTACAGACTTCTTGTGCTTAGCCTTGGCTTTAGGcttttcttcttcactatcAGAATCTACTGATATtctggaaaaatatttattcagcaTGATATATCATATTTTGTCATTGCACCACCACTTGAAATAAATAAGAGTGCAGTCATTTATatggagtaggtacctatagtattGTAgcaaaagtaaacaaatatagTATTTGTTAGTAATCAAATTCCAGAAACTTTTAAAGGATAGTTTTGTTAAAATcaattattaaattcttgaccgttatttgaagcttactagtttgagataggcacctacgtgttttccgcttttatctccgtccttttctaccccatatcttgcatctctctcgcacaccgaccagtttcactccccaccaggcaggaggcgacgagtgttctcggcggccacagttcgtcattggcgtcttgttttccgcccgagaaggttgtctaaccaaccgctgtagtatttcgttgaaaaataaactcagtgctctcgcagaacacaggtgagtttataatattttatacaatttgttaacggttttaccgttcgatattcgattttgcgaaatcaagtgttaatattttgtacatctaccccttttttgtcacgagtttcttccgtgtacttttttttcagtaatttgttttcagaatgagtgacttataaagcaaatacagatgcggtaaataataaagctaccacagcccgtgcacgtgactatggaaaagaaagcaagcccgaagttcctaaggcacctgtggccctagttcaatcctgcaaggcgttcaacggtttgacaaaaaagaatggtgtgaggtgcggtccaaccagcatctccttagttcggactgatcactaccgcacttgaagagggctgatggtgtcaagaaagcttttcggccttgaaagacttggtacgctcccctcggactaccagtaagtctgttagccacctcccatgggggtcggctcattatcacggcgtgtgatggttttcggccttgaaagacttggtacgctcccctcggactgccagtaagtctgttagccaccccccgtaggggtcggctcattatctcggcgtgtgatgcttttcggccttgaaagacttggtacgctcccctcggactgccagtaagtctgttagccaccccccgtaggggtcggctcattatctcggcgtgtgatgcttttcggccttgaaagacttggtacgctccgcctaggactgccagtaagtatgttagccaccccccacaggggttggctcattttcacggacccgcgcagggtaccaatcttgcatgttgcgagacgcagcatcattacaaagtggggaccagtaagtatactagccaccccccacaggggtcgtttcattatcacggacccgcgcagggtaccaatcttgcattttgcgagtcgcagcatgattacaaagcagggaccagtaagtatactagccaccccccgcaggggtcggctcattatcacggaccctcgcagggtaccaatcatgcatgttgcgggtcgtaccatcattgcaatctaccctcgcagggtggctttttggatcgactttcgaagagtcgccattataaccttccctcgaagggaaatggtaatcacactcacgctgaatggcgtgtgatgcaaaactctaaaagctcccttgggatatcacgagtaaattacaataggaaccatgtccaacagaggaaacagaaagcgtccaggaccgcaggcggactttgatgcgtccaacaaggcacgtaagttatgactttccaggcgggttgcctaacattatatcaagaccaatggaaagaaatgggagctccgcctttcttgtcaaaaataataactgggtatcgcataccattggccaagagccacctttgatagataatgccagatttgaccagagagtccaaagagatggatgtcgtcatatcccaaatgataaaacaaaaagttctattgatagctgcaaattctgccagctttctttccaatatgtttcttgtgcccaaaaggcgacggaaagaaccgtccaatactcaatctcaaggttctcaacaagttcataattacggaacccttcagtttaataaatgtttttcgggtgctagagtttcttcagaaagacgaatggctgtgcaagtggatctcgcccaggcttacttctaccttccggtagccggaggtcacagacatgttcttcgactacagaagaagactgcttcagattacgtgcctaccatttggcttaagcacggcacccaagaccttcgccacagtgaccaatttgggtggctcaaactttgaaaactcaagggttacttataattgtgtatctcgattttctggtggctcaccaagatatatttgcctactttgggatcatttgcaccacgttttggatggcaagtgaataaatcgcaagcattatcaacaagataatgacaaaacgcactacgtgacaaacagcacgacaaacttagaagacctgcatagcttgataggacttttaaacttcgcaagttttcgttgttccatacggcagactgcattaccgggctctcctcactttcctcaatgcagtgttgaacagcaatctatacctaccctattcatggaaccgtgagccaaacggtgaacaaaccataaaaagggttcttataagtcacgattgaagtaatgatcatattttataaaaataactacgaaagtaatatactgacaacattagaaatgatattttagaacgatgtctgtggaacttatgcaatcttttcaaacttatttgaaatcaaatatgtataataaaggccgtaaattattttcttaattttaatgaaatatgtagtaaatcgtttacatgtaaaatgaacctagaagtcttgactgtcatacatagaaccctacttaattgaagaccacgatactaagaacattttacataaaaatgtgacgtttttgtcatcggtcgggttatacccaccattttgaaaaagtgtcattctttggt from Helicoverpa zea isolate HzStark_Cry1AcR chromosome 8, ilHelZeax1.1, whole genome shotgun sequence encodes the following:
- the LOC124632222 gene encoding eukaryotic translation initiation factor 5B, whose protein sequence is MGKAKKGKKNSTVDEGDSDVETTNIDNVKPAQKSKKISVDSDSEEEKPKAKAKHKKSVDEDVKEVTKNIKNVSISNKSRKKKDASSDDDESEPEEQKPKKNKKKEEKKSAFSLLEIEDGDDSPPEAPPSSDDEAPVQKPQKKPAQEKKEPAGKKGKKQRRNKNDSDDDIEKVLAELEMEYAGIKKEATPAPEAAAPEKVEEVAEEKPKAKKKGKKEEPKPEPEKEEDKEGSDNENDVTIKTAAQKKKEKKEREKQKKLEAKKKEKEQEVKKEPAEVKAKAPEPAKPKVEEETKEEPAKEPSEEKDVDGEAPTEGKKKKKKGEKAEKEDKTKKGPTKKTIAAMQEALKKVQEEEERLKREEEERIKQEEERERQRLEAIRLEKERKERKKQKEKERKERLKAEGKLLTPKQKADKARAQALLDSLKAQGIEVGSAEKKPLRPGTRVKPGKLKTQMSQEAPSTPSEEKKIELKADDKDKKEESPKLEEKKESDTESVKDAWDAESSEDEAEPPKEEPPQTPVKEEKPAASQDKGKEKVEEEESSEEEDESSEEESSSEEESEDDEGMTDAQKKRELVLKRLEKRKQENEANKTNNPLRAAVVCVLGHVDTGKTKILDKLRRTNVQDGEAGGITQQIGATNVPIENIKEQTKHVKGVNEIAFKLPGLLIIDTPGHESFSNLRNRGSSLCDIAILVVDIMHGLEPQTIESINLLKQKKTPFLVALNKIDRLYDWQSAQRKDVRDILKMQQPNTQLEFEKRSKDVMLQFAEQGLNAALFYENPDPRTYVSLVPTSAVTGEGMGNLLAMIVQACEGPLHKRLVFSQQLLATVLEVKAIPGLGTTIDTILINGTLHEGDTMILAGTDGPIVTQIRSLLMPQPMKELRVKNAYIEHKEVVGAQGVKIAAKELEKAIAGLNLLVAQKPDEVDVLKEEVARELKSALSSIKLSERGVYVQASTLGSLEALLEFLRTSKIPYSAIRIGPVVKRDVMKASAMLEHDSQYATILAFDVKIERDAQEMADNLGVKIFAADIIYHLFDKFTAYREELKQRKREEFKHIAVFPCKLKILPQFVFNSRDPIVAGVMVEAGIVKEGTPICVPSQEFVELGIVTSIEVNHKQVETARKGQEVCIKIEPIPGESPKMFGRHFDETDMLVSKISRASIDACKDYFRDDLIKTDWQLMVELKKLFQIL